The following DNA comes from Candidatus Poribacteria bacterium.
GAAGCGCGATCCGCTCCTTGCGTTCGTCAGCGCGGAAGTCAGCGAGTCGCCGGAAGCCGGGAAACTCGTCATCAGGAAGCCGGGAACGCTCTCGGTCACCGTAGGGAATCGGGGCGCGGGCGTCGCGCGGAACGTTTCATTGTCACTGGCGTGGGCGGGAGACGCCGGGGGCGGAATCGAGAGCGCGCTGCCGTCGGCAACGCCGACGCTCGCCGTCGGAGAGGAACATACCTTCGCGGTTCCCGTGACGGTCACGACTCCGCCGACGACAACGGAAGCCACGTTTCGAGTCGTTCTCCGCGAGAGCTCCGGCGCAGGCGACGCCGAGGCGACGTTCTCGGTCCCGTTGGTCATGCCGAAACCTGAACCCATCGCCCGCTTGGCGATCCGAAGCGCGACGCTCCTCGACGCGAATCAGGACGGATACCTGCAGACCGAAGAGGAGGCGACTCTTCAAGCGGAAGTCGTCAACGACGGGAACATCGCTGTCCGGGGCGTCCGTCTCGTCGTCCAACCGGAACGGCTGCAAGGACTCGTTTACAACACGTCCGCTCTCGTCGGCGAACTCGCGCCGCAGTCGTCGCGCTCCGCCTTGCTGCCGATACGTGCGACAGGCGACGTGACGGGAGGCGCGCGCACTTTCACCGTTCGCGTCGAAGGAGATGGCGGCGTCCGCTCGGAATCGACGTCGGTGCGCGTCGAGACGATGGTCGCGCGGACACCCTCGTTGGCTCCAGCAGCTTTCAGATTGAGCGGCGGCGCGGACGCGTTGACGGCGGGTTCCTCTTCGACGCTGACGGTTTCGGTTCGCAACGACGGCGACGGCGCGGCGAAGGGAATACGGCTTCGCGTTCAGACGGAGCCGGAGTCGGGCGTTCGCCTGACGCCGCGGGGTTCTGCGGATTTGTCGTTCGAGCTCGCGTCCGGGGGCGTCCTGAACGTCGAGTACGATGTCGCCGTGAACGCGGACTTCGCGGGCGAAGAACTCCGGTTCGTCGTCCTCGCGGGGGAGAGCTCAGGTAAGCACGGGTTCACCGAGCGGCGCGCGCTGCCCGTGCGCCAGCCGCCCTTGACGCTGGGAAAGACCTACGCGCTTCTCGTGGGCGTCGGCGAGTATGCGAACTTCGCCCCGCTGGTGAATCCGACGCTCGACGTCGTCGCGGTCGAGAACGAACTGCGGTCGCATTACCGCGTCGAGACGACGCTTCTTCTGAACCCGTCACGGCGTACGTTCCTGTCGGCGCTCTACGGTCTCGCCGACATCGCTTACGGCGCGGACGATCAACTCCTCGTCTTCTTCTCTGGTCACGGTTGGTACGACGAGCGATTGCGGCGCGGCTATCTCGCCTTCGCGGACACGAAGCCGCTCGACGAAGACCCCTATCGAGAGACGTTCGTTCCGCACGAGGACGTGCGGACGTTGCTCGAACGGCTCGACTGCCAGCACGTCTTGCTGATGGTCGACTCGTGTTTCAGCGGGACGGTCGACCCCCTTGTCGCGATGGCGTCCGGGGCGCGTCTGACGGACAACCCGTATGAGCCGGTGTCACGTCCCGAGTACGTCCGGCGCAAACTCGCGTTTCGGACACGCCGCTATCTCACGGCGGGCGGGAAGCAGTACGTCCCCGACGGGCGTCCCGGGCAGCACAGCCCCTTCGCCCGTCAGATGCTCGCCGCTTTGCGGAGTTACGGCGGCTCCGACGGCATCCTGACGCTCGAAGAGATGCTGATGCATCTGGAGCGGGTCGAGCCGCAGCCGCGCTCCGGCGAGCTGAACGGCAACGAGCCGGGTTCCAGCTTCGTCTTGGTCGCGGAGCCTCTTCGGGCGAACGAGGAGGTCGCGCTCGCGCCGCTGGAAGTGACCGTGACGCCACCTGACGCTCAGGTCGAGCTGATCGGCGAAACCGTCGATCCGAGAGGATTCGCCCGGACCCTCAACGTGGAAGCAGCGCAGCCGTCAGTACGACGGTTCTACGTGCGCCTTGGGATTCATCGAGTAAGGGCGAGCCGAACAGACTACATCACCGACGAGAAGGAGGTCACCGTCGGCGTTGGCGGAGCATCGGTCGAGATGCGCCTAACGCGGCGCTGAGGACAGTAGAGAGGCGCGTCATCCTCGCTCTGACGGTCTGCGTGTCGTGGGCGGAGAAGGACCAATCGCCGAGCCGCGCATTCGTCGGACGTATCCTCGTAAACGGGACTCTTCCCGCTTCGCATCAGGACTTCGTACAGGTCGGCGGCGAACAGATGAAGCGAGAGTTTGCAGGAAGGCAAGTCATCCCACAACCGGACGACTTCATGCCACGGAGCCCAAGGCAGTCTAGACATATCAGTCCTCCTCCCGATCCGGTTGATACTCACGGATGCGATCATGCTGGACGATCCAGAGCCTTCCCGTGACGTCACGCCTATCGAGAACATCAATCAACACGCGACAGCAAGCCCAAGATCGACTCGGCTTCCTCCCGACTGCTGAGCGTTAGGAGCCTATCTGAATATGTCTAGCTCATGCCCAAACGCTGCGAAGCAGTTGTAGCCTGCACTGTGGGGAGTTAGCCCAGTATGCGGGACGTTTCAGCGAGTGGATCAACCCCCGAAACGACTCCGCTACATTCTGGCGGATCGACCGTACCTGGCCTCTCCTAACGGTACCGTCAGCAACACGTCTAGCCGCCCCGTGGAGCCTCTGGAGAGGCATCTCCATAGGACGGGGAGATCCCGCTGCCGTCGACGGCGTGTACGCCCCGATAGCACTTCCTGGCACAGACGTCGGACCTTAGGCCATCCTTCCTGCCACCACGCCCTCAGGTGAGTTGAGAGGGGTAGGTTTTCTACGTGCACGCGAGGCGCGGGCTAGGCTTGCGGCATCGTCGCTCCGAGCCTGACCCGTCCGACAACCTTCCCCAGTACCTGACATTGTAGGTGCGATGTCCCACGGATGTGGATCGGCGTGTGCTCGGAGTTCGCGGGGCGGAGCTCGATGCCACCAGGTCGTGGGTAGTAACCCTTGATGGTGGCTTCGGTTTCGCTGCCGTCGATGATGAGCGCCGCGACGATGTCGCCATTCTCAGCGGTCGGCTGGCGCCGGATGAGGGCGTAGTCGCCGTCGAGGATGTCGGCGTCCTTCATGCTGTCCCCACGCACGAGCAGGACGAAGTGTGCGAGCCGCGCGAAGTACTCGCCGACTGCCAGAGTACCCTCGCGTTCTTCGAGCGCGGTGATGGGCGCTCCAGCAGCGATGCTTCCAATGATGGGCAGCGTGCCGATCCCGGACGCTTCGATCCCTTGCTGGGTCAGCTCGATTCCGCGATGGGCGTTGGGCGTTCGTTTGACGTATCCGTCTTCTTCGAGGCGCGCGAGGTGATAATCAACGCTTCGAGGGGAACGGTATCGAAGCGCGGTCATCATCTCGCGTCGGGTCGGTGGACGCTTGCTGTCGG
Coding sequences within:
- the lexA gene encoding repressor LexA, which translates into the protein MHTNDVLSDSSRRLLEAIARHITDSKRPPTRREMMTALRYRSPRSVDYHLARLEEDGYVKRTPNAHRGIELTQQGIEASGIGTLPIIGSIAAGAPITALEEREGTLAVGEYFARLAHFVLLVRGDSMKDADILDGDYALIRRQPTAENGDIVAALIIDGSETEATIKGYYPRPGGIELRPANSEHTPIHIRGTSHLQCQVLGKVVGRVRLGATMPQA